A single region of the Candidatus Kryptoniota bacterium genome encodes:
- the rfbA gene encoding glucose-1-phosphate thymidylyltransferase RfbA, which translates to MKGIILAGGSGTRLYPISKVISKQLLPVYDKPMVYYPLSTLMLAGIRDVLIISTPTDLSRFEELLGNGSRFGMKFSYSEQPRPEGLAQAFIIGEKFIGKDNVCLILGDNIFHGHGLTGLLNQAVRYVESKKKGVIFGYYVNDPERYGVVELNSKKEVVSIEEKPKSPKSNYAVVGLYFYPNSVVDVARRVKPSARGELEITSVNQEFLQKKKLRVELMGRGMAWLDTGTHESMMEASLFIQTIEKRQGLKIACVEEIAFLQKWISRTQLEAAASEMNNDYGNYLRTVLG; encoded by the coding sequence ATGAAAGGAATCATTCTAGCAGGCGGCAGCGGCACGAGACTCTATCCTATCAGCAAAGTGATAAGCAAACAACTCCTCCCGGTCTATGACAAGCCGATGGTGTACTACCCTCTGTCAACACTCATGCTTGCAGGGATCAGGGATGTTCTTATTATTTCTACTCCTACCGATCTTTCGAGGTTTGAGGAGTTGCTCGGAAACGGGTCGAGATTCGGGATGAAATTTTCTTACTCGGAGCAGCCGCGGCCGGAGGGACTTGCCCAGGCGTTTATCATCGGCGAAAAGTTCATCGGTAAGGATAATGTCTGCCTCATACTCGGCGACAACATCTTTCACGGCCACGGACTCACAGGGCTTCTGAATCAGGCCGTAAGGTATGTCGAATCGAAAAAGAAGGGCGTCATCTTCGGATATTATGTCAATGATCCAGAGCGTTACGGAGTCGTTGAACTTAACTCGAAGAAAGAGGTCGTATCCATCGAGGAGAAACCGAAATCTCCGAAAAGCAATTACGCCGTTGTCGGGTTATACTTCTATCCCAACTCCGTCGTGGATGTTGCCAGGCGTGTTAAGCCGTCGGCTCGCGGCGAACTGGAAATCACCAGCGTCAACCAGGAATTCCTTCAGAAGAAAAAGTTGAGGGTGGAGCTAATGGGACGCGGAATGGCTTGGCTGGATACCGGTACTCATGAAAGCATGATGGAGGCTTCACTTTTCATCCAGACGATCGAGAAGCGCCAGGGACTCAAGATCGCTTGCGTCGAAGAAATAGCCTTTCTTCAAAAGTGGATCTCGAGGACACAGCTGGAAGCCGCAGCTTCTGAGATGAATAATGATTATGGAAACTACCTAAGAACAGTTCTTGGATGA
- a CDS encoding glutamate synthase subunit beta — translation MGKPTGFKEYKRILPEHEAVETRVKHFKEFESRFHREDAKIQAARCMDCGIPFCHGDTGCPVQNYIPEWNDLVYMGQWREALENLLSTNNFPEFTGRLCPAPCETACTLGINEEPVTIKSIERTIIDKGWEEGWVKPRMPYVLSGKRVAVIGSGPSGLAAAQQLCRAGHFVTVFEKNDRIGGLLRYGIPDFKLDKHVIDRRVEQMTVEGVEFRTKVNVGVDISVEEISEKYDAIVLAGGSETPRDIPIPGRELIGIHFAMDFLPMQNRVNAGDVVQNQIVATGKDVVVIGGGDTGSDCVGTANRQGAKSVTQIEVLPMPADQRPDSTPWPYWPLILRTSSSHEEGVARKWSINTKSFSGNDKGEVSSLQCNQVKFENGKLIDIPGTEFELKADLVLIAAGFVHPVHEGLLNQMKDAGLELDQRGNVKAAFGDGENAHATTMEKVFACGDMRRGQSLVVWAIAEGRKCAAAVHSFLSSEESRLSSGEIRSVEGSAA, via the coding sequence ATGGGTAAGCCCACGGGATTCAAAGAGTACAAGCGCATCCTGCCGGAACACGAAGCTGTTGAAACGCGTGTAAAGCATTTCAAGGAATTCGAGAGCAGATTTCACCGCGAGGACGCAAAGATCCAGGCGGCGCGGTGCATGGACTGCGGAATTCCGTTTTGTCACGGTGATACCGGGTGCCCGGTACAAAACTATATTCCAGAATGGAACGACCTGGTCTATATGGGCCAATGGCGGGAAGCGCTCGAGAATTTGTTATCGACAAACAATTTTCCCGAATTTACAGGTCGACTCTGTCCCGCGCCTTGCGAGACAGCATGCACACTCGGGATAAACGAAGAACCTGTCACCATCAAATCTATTGAACGCACAATAATCGACAAAGGTTGGGAAGAAGGCTGGGTCAAGCCCAGGATGCCATATGTCCTCTCCGGCAAGCGCGTGGCGGTGATCGGCTCAGGCCCGTCTGGTCTTGCGGCGGCTCAGCAGTTATGCCGCGCAGGGCATTTCGTGACGGTGTTCGAGAAGAACGACCGGATCGGAGGTCTCCTTCGTTATGGCATTCCTGATTTCAAGTTGGACAAACACGTGATCGACAGACGCGTCGAACAAATGACGGTCGAAGGCGTGGAGTTCAGGACGAAAGTAAATGTCGGCGTGGATATTTCGGTGGAGGAAATCTCGGAAAAATATGATGCAATAGTTCTTGCAGGTGGATCAGAGACGCCCCGGGACATTCCGATTCCCGGAAGGGAGCTGATCGGAATCCACTTTGCGATGGATTTTTTACCGATGCAAAACCGCGTTAATGCAGGCGATGTCGTACAGAACCAGATCGTAGCCACGGGCAAGGACGTCGTCGTCATTGGAGGCGGCGACACAGGCTCGGATTGCGTCGGAACTGCGAACCGCCAGGGCGCGAAATCCGTCACTCAGATTGAAGTCCTGCCGATGCCGGCAGATCAGCGTCCCGACAGCACACCGTGGCCTTATTGGCCTTTGATACTCAGGACCTCCTCAAGTCACGAAGAGGGAGTTGCGAGGAAGTGGAGCATCAATACCAAGTCATTCTCCGGAAATGATAAAGGTGAAGTCTCATCGCTTCAGTGCAACCAGGTAAAATTTGAAAACGGCAAGTTGATCGATATACCGGGTACCGAATTCGAGTTAAAGGCGGATCTCGTCTTAATCGCAGCCGGTTTTGTTCACCCCGTCCATGAAGGACTTTTGAACCAGATGAAGGATGCGGGTCTCGAACTCGATCAGCGCGGAAATGTGAAAGCGGCATTTGGAGACGGCGAGAACGCACATGCGACAACGATGGAAAAAGTCTTCGCGTGTGGCGATATGAGGCGCGGGCAATCGTTGGTTGTGTGGGCGATCGCGGAAGGGAGAAAGTGCGCCGCCGCTGTACACAGCTTCCTGTCGTCAGAGGAGTCGCGGCTATCATCCGGTGAAATTCGATCGGTCGAAGGAAGCGCCGCGTAA
- a CDS encoding UDP-glucose/GDP-mannose dehydrogenase family protein, with protein sequence MKISVIGTGYVGLVTGTCLAETGNQVVCMDVDSRKVAWLKKGKSPIYEPNLDSLLIKNIDAKRLLFSTSLREAVEEAEIIFLCLPTPPGADGGADLSQVLQVAGDIAKSTSGPKIIVTKSTVPVGTGDRLRDLFKKHGKNDFIVASNPEFLKEGNAIQDFMFPDRVVIGVEDQAAERVLRDVYEPFVRTGAPVLVMEIRSAEMVKYAANAFLATRISFMNEISRLCEKLGADIDKIRTAMGYDARIGPKFLFPGIGWGGSCFPKDVRALIKMGEETSVGTPIVSAVNAVNEEQKRVIPQKIKKHFGENLKGKKFAVWGLSFKPKTDDMREAPSVVLIESLLKSGAEISAFDPVAVQNAKAIFGKKITYAKDQYSALKGADALVLVTEWQEFREPDFARMKALMKESVLFDGRNIYNADRTRARGFTYYGIGRK encoded by the coding sequence ATGAAAATCTCAGTTATTGGAACCGGATACGTCGGACTCGTAACGGGCACCTGTCTTGCCGAAACCGGGAATCAGGTGGTCTGCATGGATGTCGACTCGCGCAAGGTCGCGTGGCTGAAAAAAGGTAAATCACCCATTTACGAACCGAATCTCGATTCACTTCTCATTAAGAACATCGATGCGAAGAGACTTCTATTTTCAACCTCGCTTCGGGAAGCGGTGGAAGAAGCGGAGATCATATTCCTCTGTCTGCCGACGCCGCCGGGAGCTGATGGAGGCGCCGATCTCTCTCAAGTGCTTCAGGTGGCAGGCGATATCGCGAAGAGTACAAGCGGCCCTAAAATTATCGTCACTAAAAGCACGGTGCCCGTTGGCACGGGCGATAGGCTCCGCGACCTTTTCAAGAAACATGGTAAGAATGATTTTATCGTGGCATCCAATCCGGAGTTCCTTAAGGAAGGGAATGCCATTCAGGACTTCATGTTCCCTGACAGGGTCGTAATAGGGGTTGAGGATCAGGCAGCGGAAAGAGTCCTGCGCGACGTTTACGAACCATTTGTCCGAACAGGCGCGCCTGTTCTCGTCATGGAGATTAGAAGCGCGGAGATGGTCAAGTACGCGGCGAACGCGTTTCTGGCGACGCGCATCTCCTTCATGAATGAAATTTCGAGGCTCTGTGAAAAACTGGGCGCCGACATCGACAAGATCAGGACAGCAATGGGCTATGATGCCAGGATAGGTCCGAAGTTTCTCTTCCCCGGAATTGGATGGGGCGGGAGCTGCTTCCCGAAAGACGTGAGAGCGCTCATAAAGATGGGTGAAGAAACATCCGTCGGAACTCCTATCGTATCAGCCGTCAACGCCGTCAATGAAGAACAGAAGCGGGTCATTCCGCAGAAAATCAAGAAACATTTCGGTGAGAATCTGAAGGGGAAGAAGTTTGCCGTCTGGGGCCTTTCCTTTAAACCGAAAACGGATGACATGCGCGAAGCTCCGTCGGTAGTCCTGATAGAAAGTCTCCTCAAGAGTGGCGCTGAGATTTCCGCCTTTGATCCTGTCGCCGTTCAAAATGCGAAGGCGATATTCGGGAAGAAGATTACTTATGCAAAGGATCAATATTCCGCATTGAAAGGCGCAGACGCTCTGGTCCTCGTTACTGAATGGCAGGAATTCAGAGAGCCTGACTTTGCCAGGATGAAGGCCCTTATGAAAGAGAGCGTACTGTTCGACGGCAGGAATATTTATAACGCCGACAGGACGAGAGCGCGCGGTTTCACATATTACGGGATCGGCAGGAAATAA
- the gltB gene encoding glutamate synthase large subunit, with the protein MKESESGSLVMQHGKDFVRNQGMYDPAFEHDACGMGFVADIKGRKSRSIIDKGLDILKNLEHRGAVGADPETGDGSGVLIQMPDEFIRKAAGEKKIKLPAEGKYGVGMMFLPQDPIRRKAVENIVEKIVIDENQKFLGWRDVPVDPSVPGRGARATQPFIRQCFISANKSIESQDEFERKLYTIRRIIDHRVRAELDCDRSEYYVPSFSSKILIYKGMLLAPQLVAYYKDLSDKDMKSAMVMLHLRFSTNTFPTWDLAHPFRVIAHNGEINTLRGNKNWMAARQAVMESPYFGKDLRRMLPIIMEGQSDSATFDSVLELLIMSGRSLPHAMMMMIPEAWSKNDLMDPDRKAFYEYHATMMEPWDGPAAVVFTDGNIIGATLDRNGLRPSRYVVTKDGLVVLTSEAGTFSVDADNVAKKGKLQPGRMFILDLKQGRIIEDEEVKREIVTKKPYRKWVNDNMIKLSHLPTPANIYNADFGTLHMRQRIFGYTKEDIFDVMLPMASKGEEAVGSMGSDAALSVLSERPQMLFRYFKQLFAQVTNPPIDAIREELVMELTTYVGPEQNLLSETPLHAHRLELEHPLLSNSQMEKIRNIAKGHFKSITIPLLFNPGVRHNMRERMDQICAEAVDAVKDGISLIILSDKGVDRNCAAIPSLLATASVHHSLLRAGLRTRTGIIVESGEPREVHHFALLCGYGANAINPYVAYETLAYLTEKGFLPDVKDYKAAKNYFVKAVSKGLFKIFSKMGISTLQSYCGAQIFEAVGLDSEIVENYFTGTATRIEGLSLEMLEQETIKRHVHALDPQIDQSTLDVGGLYHYRRDGENHLWNPLTISKLQLSTRRGDYKTFKEYTDFINNQDKRRVTLRSLFEIDASGTNVPIEEVEPASEIVKRFATGAMSFGSISREAHTSLAMAMNRIGGKSNTGEGGEETDRFKRLPNGDSMRSAIKQVASARFGVTAEYLVNADELQIKMAQGAKPGEGGQLPGHKVDKIIAKVRHSIAGVTLISPPPHHDIYSIEDLKQLIFDLKNVNPYARISVKLVSEVGVGTIAAGVAKAHADHILISGHDGGTGASPISSIQYAGSPWELGLSEAHQTLVLNGLRDRVYLAADGQMKTGRDVVIAALLGAEEFGFATAPLVTQGCIMMRKCHLNTCPVGVATQDPDLRKKFSGKPEYVVNFMFYIAEEVRELMASLGFRKFNDMVGQTDKILPIRLNDHWKARGLDLSKPLYKPKPIYETGLFRSRGQDHGLENQLDHELIKLSEPALNDGTQVTIQKRIRNINRTVGAMLSGEIAKRYGDEGLPDGTIKIQLRGTAGQSFGAFLSRGVELNLTGESNDYTGKGLSGGRLIVKVPPEVTFDPAENIIIGNTCLYGATSGEAYINGVSGERFAVRNSGAYAVIEGVGDHGCEYMTGGRVAVLGKIGRNFAAGMSGGIAYIWDPDKVAEKYINHAMVAVEYLIYEDDIAEIYTMVQKHHEYTESKRSEYILTNWSTEKDNFWKIVPEEYRKALARQEEERKIVTVVEHGPAEKEVVNG; encoded by the coding sequence ATGAAAGAAAGTGAAAGCGGATCGTTGGTAATGCAACACGGTAAAGACTTCGTGAGAAATCAGGGAATGTACGACCCGGCGTTTGAACACGACGCCTGCGGGATGGGATTTGTCGCGGACATCAAAGGAAGAAAGTCCCGGTCGATCATCGACAAGGGTCTCGACATCTTGAAGAATCTCGAGCACCGTGGCGCTGTCGGAGCTGATCCGGAAACCGGCGACGGCTCCGGTGTCTTGATCCAGATGCCGGACGAATTCATTCGAAAAGCGGCTGGCGAAAAGAAAATCAAACTCCCGGCCGAAGGAAAGTACGGCGTCGGGATGATGTTCCTGCCGCAGGACCCGATAAGGCGAAAGGCTGTCGAAAATATTGTCGAGAAAATCGTCATCGATGAGAACCAAAAATTTCTGGGCTGGAGAGATGTGCCTGTCGATCCTTCCGTTCCCGGAAGAGGGGCGCGCGCAACGCAACCGTTTATCAGGCAATGTTTCATATCAGCCAACAAGTCGATAGAGAGTCAGGATGAATTTGAAAGAAAACTCTACACGATCCGTAGAATCATTGATCACAGAGTTCGCGCGGAATTGGACTGCGACAGAAGCGAGTACTATGTTCCTTCGTTCTCAAGCAAGATCCTGATATATAAAGGTATGCTCCTTGCTCCACAGCTGGTCGCATACTATAAAGACCTGTCGGATAAAGACATGAAGTCCGCGATGGTAATGCTCCATCTCAGATTTTCTACGAACACATTTCCAACCTGGGATCTTGCGCATCCGTTCCGAGTTATCGCTCATAACGGCGAGATCAACACGCTCCGCGGCAACAAGAACTGGATGGCTGCGAGACAGGCGGTCATGGAGTCGCCATATTTCGGGAAAGATCTCAGGAGGATGCTCCCGATCATAATGGAAGGTCAAAGCGACTCCGCCACGTTCGACTCCGTTCTGGAACTTCTCATCATGAGCGGGCGAAGCCTTCCTCACGCGATGATGATGATGATTCCTGAAGCATGGTCAAAAAATGATTTGATGGACCCGGACAGGAAGGCATTTTACGAATACCACGCAACGATGATGGAGCCGTGGGACGGACCTGCGGCTGTCGTCTTCACGGACGGCAATATCATTGGCGCTACTCTCGACCGGAACGGTCTGAGACCCTCCAGATATGTGGTGACGAAAGACGGGCTGGTCGTTCTCACGTCGGAGGCCGGCACTTTCAGCGTCGATGCGGACAATGTGGCGAAGAAGGGAAAACTCCAGCCTGGAAGGATGTTTATTCTTGACCTCAAGCAGGGAAGGATAATCGAAGACGAAGAAGTAAAGCGTGAGATCGTAACGAAGAAACCGTACCGGAAGTGGGTCAACGACAACATGATCAAGTTGTCTCACCTTCCGACCCCCGCCAACATTTATAATGCTGATTTCGGAACGCTGCACATGCGTCAGAGAATATTCGGATACACGAAGGAAGATATTTTCGACGTGATGCTCCCGATGGCGTCAAAAGGCGAAGAAGCCGTCGGCTCAATGGGATCGGATGCGGCTCTTTCCGTGCTCTCGGAACGCCCGCAAATGCTTTTCAGATATTTCAAACAGCTGTTCGCCCAGGTTACGAACCCTCCGATAGACGCGATCAGAGAAGAGCTCGTGATGGAACTGACTACATACGTCGGTCCGGAACAGAATCTTCTTTCCGAGACTCCTCTACACGCACACAGGCTCGAGCTCGAGCACCCGCTTCTTTCGAATTCGCAGATGGAAAAAATAAGAAACATCGCGAAGGGACATTTCAAATCGATTACGATCCCGCTTCTGTTCAATCCCGGCGTCCGTCACAACATGCGCGAGAGAATGGACCAGATATGTGCGGAAGCAGTTGATGCTGTGAAGGACGGGATATCTTTGATAATCCTCTCCGACAAAGGAGTTGACAGGAATTGTGCGGCAATACCGAGCCTCCTCGCAACTGCAAGCGTTCATCACTCGCTGCTGCGAGCCGGATTGAGAACAAGGACGGGCATCATCGTTGAGAGCGGAGAGCCTCGCGAGGTACACCACTTCGCCCTCTTGTGCGGTTATGGTGCGAATGCAATCAACCCTTATGTCGCTTACGAGACTCTTGCGTACCTCACGGAAAAAGGGTTTCTCCCGGACGTCAAGGACTACAAAGCCGCCAAGAATTATTTCGTAAAGGCCGTAAGCAAAGGACTCTTTAAGATTTTCAGCAAGATGGGGATAAGCACGCTGCAGTCGTATTGTGGTGCCCAGATCTTTGAAGCTGTAGGCCTCGACAGTGAAATAGTCGAAAATTATTTCACGGGCACCGCGACCCGCATCGAGGGGCTAAGTCTCGAGATGCTGGAACAGGAGACGATAAAGAGGCACGTGCATGCTCTCGACCCGCAGATCGATCAAAGCACTCTCGATGTGGGAGGACTTTACCATTACAGGCGCGACGGCGAAAACCATCTTTGGAACCCGCTCACGATCTCGAAGCTGCAACTGAGCACGAGACGCGGCGATTACAAGACATTTAAGGAATATACCGACTTCATAAACAATCAGGACAAACGCCGGGTCACATTGAGAAGTCTTTTTGAAATTGACGCCAGCGGTACTAATGTCCCGATAGAAGAAGTCGAACCCGCTTCAGAAATTGTCAAGAGATTTGCTACCGGAGCAATGAGCTTCGGCTCTATCTCGCGCGAAGCGCACACGTCGCTCGCCATGGCAATGAACCGGATCGGTGGGAAGTCGAATACAGGTGAAGGGGGCGAAGAGACCGATCGGTTCAAACGGCTTCCGAACGGCGACAGCATGCGGTCGGCGATCAAGCAAGTGGCATCCGCCAGATTCGGAGTCACTGCCGAGTATCTGGTGAATGCCGACGAGCTTCAAATCAAAATGGCTCAGGGCGCGAAACCGGGTGAAGGGGGTCAACTCCCCGGCCACAAGGTGGACAAAATAATCGCGAAGGTCAGGCACAGCATTGCCGGTGTGACTCTGATCAGTCCGCCTCCGCACCATGATATCTACTCAATCGAAGACCTGAAGCAGCTGATATTCGATTTGAAAAATGTCAACCCTTATGCGCGCATCAGCGTGAAACTTGTCTCCGAAGTCGGTGTCGGTACGATAGCAGCAGGTGTCGCAAAAGCACACGCAGATCATATACTTATCTCCGGTCACGACGGAGGAACGGGAGCGAGCCCGATCTCTTCGATCCAGTACGCGGGTTCGCCGTGGGAGCTCGGATTGAGCGAGGCCCATCAGACACTTGTTCTCAATGGGCTTCGAGATCGCGTGTATCTTGCAGCTGATGGTCAGATGAAGACAGGTCGCGATGTAGTGATCGCTGCACTTCTCGGCGCGGAAGAATTCGGATTCGCAACCGCACCGCTTGTCACGCAAGGCTGCATAATGATGAGGAAGTGTCATCTCAATACGTGTCCGGTCGGAGTCGCGACCCAGGATCCCGACCTGAGGAAGAAATTCTCAGGCAAGCCGGAATATGTGGTCAACTTCATGTTCTATATCGCCGAGGAAGTCAGAGAACTCATGGCTTCACTGGGGTTCAGGAAGTTTAATGATATGGTAGGACAAACCGACAAGATTCTTCCGATCAGGCTGAACGATCACTGGAAGGCGCGCGGACTGGATTTGTCTAAACCTCTTTACAAGCCGAAACCGATTTATGAGACGGGACTCTTCAGATCTCGCGGTCAGGACCATGGGCTCGAAAATCAACTGGACCATGAGCTGATAAAACTCTCAGAACCGGCTCTGAATGACGGGACTCAAGTGACAATCCAAAAGCGAATCAGAAATATCAACCGGACAGTCGGTGCCATGTTGTCCGGAGAAATTGCCAAGCGATACGGTGACGAAGGCTTGCCGGACGGGACCATAAAGATCCAGCTCCGGGGTACCGCCGGACAGAGCTTCGGCGCATTCCTGTCGAGAGGTGTCGAGCTGAATCTTACGGGCGAATCGAACGATTACACGGGTAAGGGACTTTCTGGCGGAAGATTGATCGTGAAAGTGCCGCCGGAAGTTACGTTTGATCCCGCCGAAAACATTATTATAGGCAATACTTGTCTCTATGGCGCAACGAGCGGTGAAGCGTACATAAATGGCGTGTCCGGAGAAAGATTCGCAGTACGAAACTCCGGCGCTTACGCGGTGATCGAAGGTGTCGGTGATCATGGTTGCGAATATATGACCGGCGGCAGAGTCGCGGTCCTCGGAAAGATCGGACGGAATTTCGCGGCCGGAATGTCCGGGGGCATCGCATACATCTGGGATCCGGATAAAGTCGCGGAGAAGTATATCAATCATGCTATGGTGGCTGTCGAGTACCTGATTTACGAGGATGACATTGCCGAAATTTACACCATGGTACAGAAGCATCACGAATATACCGAATCAAAAAGGTCCGAATATATTTTGACAAACTGGAGCACTGAGAAAGACAACTTCTGGAAGATCGTTCCGGAAGAATACCGGAAAGCTCTTGCGAGACAGGAGGAAGAGAGGAAGATCGTCACTGTCGTGGAACATGGTCCGGCAGAGAAGGAGGTTGTGAATGGGTAA
- a CDS encoding M28 family peptidase has protein sequence MKTLFTCMFVLAVTNPTSFGQSVSYDSASVAKLIAAEQDSSRVMEILSYISDVYGPRLTWSPAFKNAAEWAMDEMRAFGLSNVHLESWTPVGKGWELKGYSANVVDKQVFPLISYPKAWSPGVDETGDIVYLNVSNLDELQSFKGKLKGKFVMIDKPRELSPRFQPLATRIPDSTLLKLANAAPETRRFRFEMSPEMRARIKLNSEELQMCKDEGAAAVLTEAAGDDGNVFVQQASVPVDPDVPYDQRPNVWTPDGPKIVPQIAVGAEHYNRLVRMIQKGEHPQLEMNLQVEFTKADSGYDIVGEIPGSDLKDQVVMIGAHFDCWQGATGATDNGTGSAVCLEAMRTINAIGLHPRRTIRIALWGGEEEGLFGSHAYVEHHFGTRGGTWFAPEGPAVMKPESEKFQVYFNDDNGAGKFRGIYLQGNEAARTIFRNWLEPFQSMGASTISLNNTGGTDHLSFDAVGLPGFQFIQDPIDYGTITHHSIMDLYDRAPADDLKQSATMMAAFAYDASMMDGQFPRKSIDASQSGRR, from the coding sequence ATGAAAACCCTTTTTACGTGCATGTTTGTTCTCGCTGTAACGAACCCGACCTCGTTCGGTCAATCAGTTAGTTATGATTCCGCATCTGTCGCGAAGTTGATAGCGGCGGAGCAGGACAGTTCCCGCGTAATGGAGATATTGAGTTACATATCAGACGTCTATGGCCCGCGACTCACGTGGTCTCCTGCGTTCAAAAACGCCGCGGAGTGGGCAATGGATGAGATGCGAGCGTTCGGACTTTCAAATGTCCATCTTGAAAGCTGGACGCCGGTGGGCAAAGGTTGGGAGCTGAAAGGTTATTCCGCAAACGTGGTCGACAAGCAAGTGTTTCCTCTTATTTCATATCCGAAGGCGTGGTCACCGGGAGTCGATGAGACTGGCGACATCGTATACCTCAATGTCTCAAACCTCGATGAGCTTCAGAGCTTCAAGGGAAAACTGAAAGGGAAGTTTGTCATGATTGACAAGCCCAGGGAACTGAGTCCGCGTTTCCAGCCGCTTGCAACGAGGATACCCGACTCAACCTTGCTTAAGCTGGCCAACGCTGCGCCCGAGACAAGGAGATTTCGATTCGAGATGTCTCCTGAGATGCGTGCCAGGATAAAACTGAATTCTGAAGAGCTGCAAATGTGCAAGGATGAGGGAGCAGCGGCTGTACTCACAGAAGCGGCCGGCGATGATGGAAATGTATTCGTCCAGCAGGCATCGGTCCCTGTCGATCCCGATGTGCCCTACGACCAACGGCCGAATGTTTGGACCCCGGATGGTCCGAAGATCGTTCCCCAGATTGCCGTTGGGGCTGAACACTACAACCGCCTCGTGAGAATGATCCAGAAAGGTGAACATCCACAACTAGAAATGAATCTGCAAGTTGAATTCACAAAGGCTGATTCGGGATACGATATTGTCGGTGAAATTCCAGGATCAGATTTGAAGGACCAGGTTGTGATGATCGGTGCTCACTTCGATTGCTGGCAGGGCGCTACGGGTGCGACGGATAATGGTACGGGCTCGGCAGTGTGCCTCGAAGCAATGAGAACCATTAATGCAATCGGGCTTCACCCGCGAAGGACAATTAGAATCGCGTTGTGGGGAGGTGAGGAGGAAGGCTTGTTCGGTTCACACGCTTACGTTGAGCATCATTTCGGGACAAGAGGAGGCACCTGGTTCGCGCCTGAAGGACCGGCAGTAATGAAACCCGAATCGGAAAAGTTCCAGGTGTACTTCAACGATGATAACGGAGCGGGAAAATTCAGAGGAATTTATCTCCAGGGAAATGAGGCCGCGAGAACGATTTTCAGGAATTGGCTTGAGCCGTTTCAGTCAATGGGTGCCTCTACCATTTCGCTGAACAATACCGGCGGCACCGATCACCTCTCGTTCGATGCAGTCGGACTTCCCGGGTTCCAATTCATCCAGGATCCTATCGACTACGGAACGATCACGCATCATTCAATAATGGACCTGTACGACAGGGCGCCGGCAGATGATCTCAAGCAATCGGCGACCATGATGGCTGCTTTTGCATATGATGCCTCCATGATGGACGGCCAATTCCCGAGGAAATCCATCGATGCCTCGCAGTCCGGTAGAAGATAG
- a CDS encoding UDP-glucuronic acid decarboxylase family protein — protein sequence MSRVLITGGAGFIGSHLCDRFLAEGDDVVCMDNFLTGSPDNIAHLIGNPQFRFIQYNVTDFIYVDGPIDAVLHFASPASPIDYLKLPIQTLKVGSLGTHKALGFAKAKGARFLLASTSEVYGDPLMHPQREEYWGNVNPIGVRGVYDEAKRFSEAMTMAYHRYHGLDTRIVRIFNTFGPRMRLDDGRVLPAFVKQALLGEDLTAFGDGTQTRSFCYVDDLVEGIVRLLRSAHNEPINIGNPDEITILQFAKEIIELTGSKSKIVFKPLPEDDPKVRQPDISKAKGLLGWEPGIPRKEGLRRTIGYFKEKLRLTS from the coding sequence ATGTCCAGGGTATTGATCACAGGCGGAGCTGGTTTCATCGGATCACACTTGTGTGACAGGTTTCTCGCTGAAGGCGACGATGTGGTATGCATGGACAACTTTCTCACTGGGAGCCCCGACAATATCGCGCATTTGATAGGCAACCCGCAATTCAGATTCATCCAGTACAACGTCACTGATTTTATTTACGTTGATGGACCCATAGATGCTGTCCTTCATTTCGCAAGTCCTGCCTCGCCGATCGATTATCTCAAACTCCCGATCCAAACGTTGAAAGTCGGTTCGCTCGGAACTCACAAGGCACTCGGGTTCGCAAAGGCAAAGGGCGCCCGTTTCCTCCTCGCGTCCACGAGCGAAGTTTACGGCGATCCGCTCATGCATCCTCAGAGAGAGGAGTACTGGGGAAATGTAAATCCTATCGGCGTGCGCGGCGTTTACGACGAAGCGAAGAGATTCTCCGAAGCGATGACAATGGCTTACCACAGGTACCACGGACTGGATACCAGGATCGTCAGGATATTCAACACGTTCGGCCCGCGTATGCGGCTCGATGACGGACGTGTCCTTCCTGCGTTCGTCAAGCAGGCTCTCCTTGGCGAAGATCTCACAGCCTTCGGCGACGGCACCCAGACACGCAGCTTCTGCTATGTCGATGATCTTGTCGAAGGAATTGTTCGTCTTCTTCGTTCCGCCCATAATGAGCCGATCAATATCGGCAATCCCGACGAGATCACGATTCTCCAGTTCGCGAAAGAGATAATCGAGCTCACAGGGAGCAAGAGTAAAATAGTTTTCAAGCCGCTCCCCGAAGATGATCCGAAAGTAAGACAGCCGGATATCTCCAAAGCTAAGGGACTCCTCGGTTGGGAGCCGGGAATACCGAGGAAGGAGGGCCTTAGGAGAACCATCGGCTACTTCAAAGAGAAACTCCGTCTTACTTCCTAA